In Sebaldella termitidis ATCC 33386, one DNA window encodes the following:
- a CDS encoding glycoside hydrolase family 1 protein, with the protein MKKLKFPENFDWGTASSGPQSEGSQDKPHESLWDYWYKNDKERFYQNVGPKITCDSYNRYKEDIKIMAELGLKSFRTSIQWTRLIKNLETGEPDPKAVEFYNNYINEMLENGIEPVMNLFHFDTPIELEQKYGGFKSKKVTELYVKFAKTAFELFGDRVKRWITFNEPVAHTKGAYLYNFIYPAELSTKSFAQASYNILLAHAGACKVYKSLQLSGEIGIVLDLLPPIPRSARSADKYAARVADLFFNMIFMDPCVNGQYDDEYLEILEKHDCMFDILPGEKELIKENTVDFIGINYYQPQRVNAPKYAPNVNAPFTPNWYFDDYEMPNRRMNVYRGWEIYPKSIYDIAMRVKNEFGNIKWFISENGMGVQNEERFINKDGMIEDDYRIEFIKEHLEWLHKAMEEGSNCQGYHLWTFVDNWSWTNAYKNRYGYVSLDLKTRNRTIKKSGYWIKKVIEENGFEPLEDEFE; encoded by the coding sequence ATGAAAAAGCTTAAATTTCCGGAAAATTTTGATTGGGGTACAGCGTCAAGCGGACCGCAGAGTGAAGGGTCACAGGATAAACCGCATGAATCTTTATGGGACTACTGGTATAAAAATGATAAAGAGCGTTTTTACCAGAATGTAGGACCGAAGATAACATGCGACAGCTATAACAGATATAAGGAAGACATAAAAATAATGGCGGAATTAGGCTTAAAGTCATTCAGAACATCTATTCAGTGGACAAGACTTATAAAAAATCTTGAAACAGGCGAGCCGGATCCAAAAGCTGTGGAATTTTATAATAATTATATCAATGAAATGCTGGAAAACGGGATTGAACCTGTAATGAATCTTTTTCACTTTGATACTCCCATTGAGCTTGAGCAGAAATATGGAGGCTTTAAAAGTAAAAAGGTAACAGAGCTATATGTAAAGTTTGCTAAGACAGCTTTTGAGCTTTTCGGTGACAGAGTAAAAAGATGGATAACTTTTAATGAGCCTGTTGCACACACAAAAGGAGCATATCTGTATAATTTTATATATCCTGCGGAATTAAGTACAAAATCCTTTGCACAGGCGAGCTATAACATTCTTCTTGCACATGCGGGAGCTTGTAAAGTATATAAAAGTTTACAGCTGAGCGGAGAAATAGGAATAGTGCTGGATCTTCTTCCGCCGATACCAAGAAGCGCAAGAAGTGCGGATAAGTATGCTGCAAGGGTTGCAGATCTGTTTTTTAATATGATATTTATGGATCCGTGCGTAAACGGACAATACGATGATGAATATCTGGAAATTTTGGAAAAGCATGACTGTATGTTTGATATCCTTCCTGGGGAAAAGGAATTAATAAAAGAAAATACTGTAGACTTTATAGGGATAAACTATTACCAGCCGCAGCGTGTAAATGCTCCTAAATATGCTCCTAATGTAAATGCACCATTTACACCTAACTGGTATTTTGATGATTATGAAATGCCTAACAGACGTATGAATGTGTACAGAGGCTGGGAAATATATCCGAAATCAATTTATGATATAGCAATGCGTGTAAAAAATGAATTTGGCAATATCAAATGGTTTATATCGGAAAATGGCATGGGAGTGCAGAATGAAGAGCGTTTTATAAATAAAGACGGTATGATAGAGGATGATTACAGAATAGAATTCATAAAGGAACATTTGGAATGGCTTCATAAAGCAATGGAAGAAGGATCGAACTGTCAGGGATATCACCTGTGGACATTTGTGGATAACTGGTCATGGACTAATGCTTATAAAAACAGATACGGTTATGTATCTCTTGATTTGAAAACAAGAAACAGAACAATAAAAAAATCAGGATACTGGATAAAAAAAGTAATTGAAGAAAATGGCTTTGAACCGCTTGAAGATGAATTTGAATAA
- the pheS gene encoding phenylalanine--tRNA ligase subunit alpha, translating to MREKLDKLKEQVTEKLDQINSLENLDELRIAILGKKGELTSIMKEMGNIAAEKRAEFGKAANEVKEKIMENFDIKLAALKTRIKEEKMKTEVLDITLPGKKQNVGTLHPITQTMGMLRGIFLEMGFDVMDGPEIEQTYYNFDALNFPKDHPSRDLQDSFYIEDDLLLRTHTSPMQIRYMLEKKPPFRMVSLGKVYRSDYDITHTPMFHQMEGLMIGEDVSFANFKALLTSMVRRLFGEDRAVRFRPHFFPFTEPSAEMDVECGVCHGKGCRSCKNTGWLEILGSGMVDPNVLKEVGIDPTKYQGFAFGMGMERVAMLKFGIDDIRAYYENDVRFLDQFK from the coding sequence ATGAGAGAAAAATTAGATAAGCTGAAAGAGCAGGTAACAGAAAAATTAGATCAGATAAATAGTCTGGAAAATTTAGATGAGCTGAGAATAGCCATACTAGGGAAAAAAGGGGAGCTAACTTCCATTATGAAGGAAATGGGAAATATAGCCGCTGAAAAAAGAGCAGAATTCGGAAAGGCAGCAAATGAAGTCAAAGAAAAAATAATGGAAAATTTTGACATAAAGCTTGCAGCATTGAAGACCAGAATAAAAGAAGAGAAAATGAAAACAGAAGTATTGGATATTACTCTGCCCGGAAAAAAGCAAAATGTAGGAACACTTCATCCTATTACTCAGACAATGGGAATGTTAAGGGGGATTTTTCTGGAAATGGGATTTGATGTAATGGACGGTCCGGAAATAGAGCAGACTTATTATAATTTTGATGCTTTGAATTTTCCGAAAGACCATCCTTCAAGGGATTTGCAGGATTCTTTTTATATAGAGGATGATCTGCTGTTAAGAACTCATACATCACCAATGCAGATAAGATATATGCTTGAAAAAAAGCCTCCTTTCAGAATGGTATCATTGGGAAAGGTTTACAGATCAGATTATGATATAACACACACACCTATGTTTCACCAGATGGAAGGGCTCATGATAGGAGAAGATGTGTCATTTGCCAACTTCAAAGCGCTTCTTACAAGCATGGTAAGAAGACTTTTTGGGGAAGACAGAGCAGTAAGATTCAGACCTCACTTTTTTCCGTTTACGGAGCCGTCAGCTGAGATGGATGTAGAATGCGGAGTATGTCATGGTAAAGGGTGCAGATCTTGTAAAAATACAGGGTGGCTTGAAATTCTCGGAAGCGGAATGGTAGATCCCAATGTTTTGAAAGAAGTGGGAATAGATCCTACAAAGTATCAGGGATTTGCATTTGGAATGGGAATGGAAAGAGTAGCAATGCTGAAATTCGGCATAGATGACATAAGAGCGTATTATGAAAATGACGTAAGATTTTTAGATCAATTTAAATAA